From Cotesia glomerata isolate CgM1 linkage group LG3, MPM_Cglom_v2.3, whole genome shotgun sequence:
attaattaattaattaaaagaaattatttgcTTATTTTGCAGTTTACAATTGGGTACTAGCAATGGCGGCGGTGGTGGGGGGTGCGGACGACAGGGAGTGTCAGTATCGGCGCAGCAACGAACGAGGTAACACATGATTCCCACAGCGGCGATAATCTCTTAGTCtgattttgtattttatgacaaaatttagattattttagcgttacttattgaaatattcaataaataatatttattgacataattaattgtgaaaatttatagaaaaatatgtttattttaaaaaataatgttttttttcaaattttgaattgtcaTTCAAGTGTCCGCCATTTTGTTTTCTCAAAACGGTTCTAattcatgaaatttaattaaataatttttttaataaataaattaggaaaaaaattaatgaaattaaagatAGTAGTCacttaactatttttttattttttttcaacaaattgatcttttcgaaaaaatcacttttaaaaaattgcatttttttatttttaaaatttctacatgtcaacttttttttctacttcttttttgtcataatttatttgtttaatagattcttaaaattattaaatatctgcaaaattaattttcataaaaaattcaaaatgcaattttttaaaaataattgcacgggacaaatttgtttgttaaataaaattaaaaaatagtcaagtgacTTAACTTTataatgtcatttttaattttaatagtgTTCGAACAGTTTAcaagttataaaatttcagtcttattatatattttttttttttaattttgcgtttaattaagtgaaaattgtaattatttttaaagtgtaAGTGAGTGATAAGTTCCATGGGTTGAATGACAgcagccaagaaaatttaatcttgATTCTCCAGCAGATAACGGTGGAAAAATAGCAGTTAAGTGATGTCGATAGcagtttaatttaataatattaaaatttgaagaaatttataattttttaatttaattattacaaatttctTCAAACTTTAGTATAATTAAATCAGGAAACCCTTCTGCATATTATTTTTCCGCCGAggtttgttaaaatttaattgcaataacttatttaaaattaatgaaaatgaagttagccgacatttcaaaatttttagaatttttttttaataaaaatttattaaattttttttaataaaaatctaaaaaattgcgattctaatttttgaaaatttctacatgtcaattttttaatattttttttgccataatttatttgttaaaaaaaattcttaaaattattaaatatctgctaactttattatcataaagttttctttaattctaatttaataattaaaaaaaaaaatcaaaaaattaaaatcgtcggctaactttagtgttatttaaaattaacgcGCCATAACTCCGTCATCTTGATCTCCGTGTTTCACAATGTAGTGTCGGTAAGCCAGGAGGTTGAAGAGAGAGACTCGGAAGAACTTTCGCTGATCATCTCCTCAatagtgaaataaaattaaacaaattatccCGTCTTATAACTCTTATATTTATAACCcgactttaaaataataatagtcgTCTTGTTGTCTCTAGTGAGTGAATATAAGCGTTATTCAATGAGATAAACCCTGGAATTTAcgtgattttataaataataccgACATTTCAAGGTTATGATAACTGAGAATGTAATTAAAGTGAGCTTGGAAACACTGTGcgacaataatattattttattatttattaaaagttatcaaTAAAAAGTGTTACAACATCAATAAGTTACTTTGGCCATTAAGTAAcaaattacttaataataattcctgTAAAAAGTGATGAGCTCACAGCAAAGCCCAGCAGCTATGCAGTCGAGTGTTGATAGAGAAAAAGTTTACACCTGGATAATTGAACTGTCTAATCCAGAGACTCGGCAAAATGCCTTGCTTGAATTGAGTAAGAAACGCGAAGTAGTACCGGACTTAGCGCCCATGCTCTGGCATTCTTTCGGTACAGCAGCCTCTTTATTGcaagaaataataaacatttatccGGCAATAAATCCGGCAACGCTTACTGCTCATCAGAGCAATCGGGTTTGTAATGCGTTGGCATTGTTACAGTGTGTTGCCAGTCATCCAGAAACACGCTCTGCATTTTTACAagtaattacaatttttaatactataaatattaatttttttaagttaaattttttaggaaattaattattattattcattttatccTCTAGGCTCATGTACCGCTATTTTTATACCCATTTTTACACACAGTCAGCAAGACACGTCCGTTTGAGTATTTACGACTGACCAGCTTGGGTGTAATTGGAGCACTGGTTAAAACTGACGAGCAGGAAGTAATTACATTTCTTCTGACCACTGAAATAATTCCTCTCTGCTTGAGAATAATGGAAAGTGGATCAGAGCTTAGCAAAACCGTAGCgacttttattttacaaaaaattttacttgatgaCAGCGGCTTGTCGTACATTTGTCAAACTTACGACAGATTCAGCCACGTCGCTATGATTCTTGGAAAGATGGTCCTATCTTTGGCTAAAGATCCTTCTGCGAGATTACTTAAGCATGTTGTTAGATGTTATTTAAGACTTTCTGATAATCCTaggtaacaataataattttattctttaattagatactttattttgttgaggatcagttgaaataattatttaaaaaaatagattagtattaaaataaattatattaaagttagcaatttaattgctcattttttaattttattcaaacaaatttgttccgaaaaattatttttaaaaaattgcatttttaatttattaaaatttctaaatgtcaattttttttgcaataatttatttcttaaaaaatttttttgattttatttaacaaacaaatttatttttaaaaaattgcattttttatttattaaaatttctaaatgtcaattttttttttgctgtaattaattttttttaatttatttaacaaacaaatttattctaaaaaattatttgaaaaaaattgcatttttaatttattaaaatttctaaaagtcaatttttttttctaattttttttgccgtaatttatttcttaaaaaacatttaattttcatttaaaatgattatttcttaatttaaaatttttttagagcgCTTTTAGCACTTCGTCAATGTTTACCAGACCAATTACGCGACAACACATTCGCAACTTGCCTGCAAGAGGACAAATCAACAAAACACTGGTTGAACCAActgctaaaaaatttagaaacagGACCAATTACTCCGCAAACTGGTCCAACTCAAGCTGGACAGCCTGATCCTCGGACAATTGGTATGTCGCCGCTTACGTCTTAGACCTTACGAAAGAActggtaaataaataaataaataaaaaagaatactgataattaataatttaagcataaataaaagatagtttttattataaaatttattggagGGCTTGAATTGTGAGTATGTAGAAAAAGAAATAGCTTaaagtactttttaaattttttattacattgaaTTTGATAAATAGAAACGAGTGAATAGAgtttttaatatgaaatacTGAATGTAAGATATTAAATACACCggtttattaaatgaaaagcTCTGTtgaattgaatataaaaaaagatattcgtatttacttgaaattataaattatgctcgttcgattttaaatttatttttttttaatatatttttttcggaGGTACATTCagtttattttacttattgaGCTTGCTTGTAAGTTGTATCACGCATTGAAATTTATAACTCGGATAActtataatgtaaataaaaataaattgcatgTGTGGTACTTATGACTTACTGAGAAATTGCTCAGAAAGTGATTATTACAATACAATAAATGCAACGTCTtctattcaaataaaatgtgtaaataaattttattgaagcatttgtttatttataattattgcttcgcttagtttttttaaattgcattaattatcgacattataattaataacggTGAAAATTTAGGTATCGGTTTATTGCGCCGGTAGATTTAAATGTTCATTcataatgtataaaaatataattatataaaactttgaaaaaatatatttataaaaaactttaacgTTTGGCGTTGAGTCTTACAAAAGTggatttaatttagaaaacttttataagaaaaatattttagagttttgttttatttcttgtataaagcaaataaaaattcttaacagtaatttttaaaaataagtattgaGTTTACTAACgagtaatgataattattaagcTTCTAGGAAAATAAATGTACAATttcccattttttttataaaactgttgataaaaaacttgaattttatttttaaaaaaattttacttgttttttaatctaagaataaaataaaaatgttaaaataattttgcgatataaaatatattcccagtaaataaataaatatttatttcagagttaattgaattatatttGAGCTGAAATAAAAGAAAcatacatttaaataataaatcaacagttaataaaaacaatgggttattttaaattcttaatcaAGTTATTTAAAGCGTCTGCTGTACAATAAAATTAGCGTTTGCTCACTGCCTCTATTTAGTCttatataaattgaaattaattataaattattaactgatCAGTTGATATCTGacgattattaataatagtatattttgATATTCTCAAATGTGACTGTAACTTGTTATAAAACAActgttttcaataattaaatagtatatataattgatatatttttaattattaagtaagaACAAATACTTATATTTGTGTACAGCTATtggacaattttatttttaatatactttttaaatttaatattttagtatttaattatataagatACGAAAACAATGGCTATGCATCAATATCTTTCATAGTATCGAGTTCTCTGTCAttctgaaattataaaaacaataaaataaaataagtgtaattttaacatgtgatgaaaatttataactgattattaataaataccgGCTTTGAGGGGTTGTTTCGAAACAATAGCCAATGTACTATCggtgtatataattttttatcctcatatttacatttatttccTCCCGTAAATCCTGAAACAATCACTCCAACGATAACGGTCGACAAAAATCCTATAAATGTGTACCAAAGATACGAAATTCGGTACAAAATAAAAGGGTCTAAGCTGAAAGATTTATATTTGTTCCAAATAAAACACTTTGGAATTTAATATCACCTGTGAGGAATTTTAAACTCAGTgctttttgatttaaatatttattgcgatgtgtgtttatttgaaaatttatttttattattattactattaattttgaaaattttcattgataataataataataataataattagcaaccttgcagtcactatgtgactaccgTGACTTGTGAGCTATaatgagataaaattttgttttattaaataatgacttttgttaaattgcactgtactttcttaactatcgacatttttaaagatataagctcattccgatgttacactcatcaagagctttcatttgagtacccacatgtatttttgatatatttttcatatatttatatatataatatgtgtataaatatatgaaaaattgatgttggtattcaaatgaaaggtcttgatgagtgtatcgtcgggatgagcttatatcattaaaaatgtcaatagttcacaagatatttgttaaaatgccctgtactttcttaactattgacgtttttaaaaatataagctcatcgcaatgttacact
This genomic window contains:
- the LOC123260601 gene encoding CCR4-NOT transcription complex subunit 9; translation: MSSQQSPAAMQSSVDREKVYTWIIELSNPETRQNALLELSKKREVVPDLAPMLWHSFGTAASLLQEIINIYPAINPATLTAHQSNRVCNALALLQCVASHPETRSAFLQAHVPLFLYPFLHTVSKTRPFEYLRLTSLGVIGALVKTDEQEVITFLLTTEIIPLCLRIMESGSELSKTVATFILQKILLDDSGLSYICQTYDRFSHVAMILGKMVLSLAKDPSARLLKHVVRCYLRLSDNPRALLALRQCLPDQLRDNTFATCLQEDKSTKHWLNQLLKNLETGPITPQTGPTQAGQPDPRTIGMSPLTS